Proteins co-encoded in one Arachis stenosperma cultivar V10309 chromosome 7, arast.V10309.gnm1.PFL2, whole genome shotgun sequence genomic window:
- the LOC130939420 gene encoding uncharacterized protein LOC130939420 has product MSNDELIEILSWLPAKAIHKLKSSSKLFSELPETPYFVVKQVKNSLKKVRPSCFFIQRDDILNHNDCVELHPLPGEELFSGVPKNTLRSIASSRLKILSSSNGLLLCLHGMELFIINPATCYLLHISLPNHLQQRGNLHSVSMTLECDSDDYRLILFDNEDWSSHFDCHVYSHKQGTWSLRKNCFFAGSRVLKFDMPVICNGAIHFILDCYSYLAKDITHFRSYIIS; this is encoded by the coding sequence ATGTCTAACGATGAGTTAATAGAGATATTGTCTTGGTTACCTGCAAAAGCAATCCACaaactcaaatcttcttcaaaactcttttcagAGCTTCCAGAAACTCCATACTTTGTAGTAAAACAAGTAAAAAACTCGTTGAAGAAAGTTCGTCCTTCATGCTTCTTCATTCAAAGAGATGACATTCTGAATCACAACGACTGCGTCGAGTTGCATCCTTTACCGGGAGAGGAACTTTTCTCCGGCGTCCCTAAAAACACGCTACGATCCATCGCAAGCTCGCGGCTCAAGATTCTAAGCTCAAGTAACGGTTTACTCCTCTGTCTTCATGGAATGGAATTATTTATCATCAATCCAGCAACTTGTTACCTTTTACACATTTCCCTCCCCAACCACTTGCAGCAGCGAGGGAATCTTCATAGTGTCTCCATGACACTGGAATGCGACTCTGATGATTACAGGTTGATTCTTTTTGACAATGAGGATTGGAGTTCACATTTTGATTGTCATGTTTATAGTCATAAACAAGGTACTTGGAGCTTAAGGAAGAACTGTTTCTTTGCTGGATCTAGGGTTTTGAAATTTGACATGCCTGTGATTTGCAATGGCGCCATTCATTTCATCTTGGATTGCTACAGTTATCTTGCTAAAGATATCACTCATTTTAGGTCTTATATCATATCTTAA